A window from Erythrolamprus reginae isolate rEryReg1 chromosome 11, rEryReg1.hap1, whole genome shotgun sequence encodes these proteins:
- the SPTBN4 gene encoding spectrin beta chain, non-erythrocytic 4 isoform X4, whose amino-acid sequence MLRLTDHLELQRFLQSCHELDGWVAEKEALMAGEAPREQEAPSWKQPPSPAPKRWLRHRAFMAELAQNKQWLRKIEKEGQRLIQEKPELAETVRKKLAEIRRCWAELESVTQVKAQQLLEATQADRIVQSYAELDKRLQHMESQLQAVDAGPDLTGVNSNLKKLQTLETQVEEWSKEVGQLQAQVAALPLETASQGMVEDRQSVVGARIVRLIEPLRERRRILLASKELHQISHDLEDELVWVQDRLPLAMLKDCGSNLQSVQQLIKKNQNLRREIQVHKPRVDEVLVRAGGIASIQSPEVDTVRLLWEKLSELWVALQEETEQRQQRLDATYQVEQYFFDVGEVEAWLSEQELFMMNDEKGKDEQSTLQLLKKHLMTEQTVENYAETIAQLSRQCRSLLELGHADSEQVSRRQSQVDRLYVSLKDLVEERKASLEQQYWLYQLHREVDEMEHWIAEKEVVAGSPELGQDYEHVTLLQEKFTEFASETGTMGNERILAINQMVDELIEYGHVDAATIAEWKDGVNEAWADLLELIETRAQMLAASLELHKFFNDCKEVLSQIEEKKQRLPAIAARECKASAGTLQRMLKSFEHDIQVLVAQIRQLQEVAVQLQTVYAGENAEAIAIKEQEVMRSWKELLSLCEDCRLQVTTTADKIRFLNLVRDLTSWMDIILCQIGAGEKPRDASTVEVLMSDHQGLKGEIEARGKSISTCVDLGKTLVLNKSPASEEIKLHLEKLMAKKKEMVDKWDQHWEWLQQMLEVHQFAQEAVVADAWLSTQEPLLRSRELGNSVDEVEQLIRRHEAFRKAAAAWEERFSSLRRLTTIEKLKAEQSKQPPTPLLGRRIFPDPAELTNKGASILGQPLFEKAHTLLNGLEPEPTGAKMAYVRQELKPERLQPKIDHLQEGLGTAVEAKAGEVATAVEEALRGGSMSRAAGSLLEQGEAKVSRSDKQRERQEPRHPPERHESPQQDATRHEPAERKRERRDRRAERRESSEQEAAHADPKTGGKATLADIVEQLQEKESVGVAPAMPQDRESPARLPNGLEGLPERTPRPDRPRARDRPKPRRRPRPRDPNAPPGEARRSRSAPAQSSAPPPPPPTHTVQQEGYLLRKLELEGPNKKAGNRSWINLYCVLSKGELGFYKDSRGRESGCPHGNEPLLSLQGATAEVASDYKKKKNVLKIKINDGVEFLLQAKDEEDMKAWLTALSSCIAEHGEITRWGQALLTTSSTDEGLPKRDMDRRASTSGRKK is encoded by the exons ATGCTGCGCCTCACTGACCACCTGGAGCTGCAGCGCTTCCTGCAAAGCTGCCATGAG CTGGATGGCTGGGTGGCTGAGAAAGAGGCGCTGATGGCCGGCGAAGCGCCGCGTGAGCAGGAGGCGCCGTCATGGAAGCAGCCGCCGTCGCCGGCCCCCAAGCGATGGCTCCGGCACCGCGCCTTCATGGCCGAGCTGGCGCAGAATAAGCAGTGGCTGCGCAAGATCGAGAAG GAGGGCCAGCGGCTGATCCAGGAAAAGCCCGAGTTAGCGGAGACGGTGAGGAAGAAGCTGGCCGAGATCCGGCGGTGCTGGGCAGAGCTGGAGTCGGTCACCCAGGTGAAGGCCCAGCAGCTCCTGGAAGCCACCCAGGCCGACCGCATAGTGCAGAGCTACGCCGAGCTGGACAAGCGGCTTCAGCACATGGAGAGTCAGCTGCAGGCAGTGGACGCTGGGCCAGACCTGACCGGTGTCAACAGCAACCTCAAGAAGCTGCAG ACCCTGGAGACGCAGGTGGAAGAGTGGTCCAAGGAGGTGGGGCAGCTGCAGGCCCAGGTTGCTGCTCTGCCGCTAGAGACGGCCAGCCAGGGGATGGTGGAGGACAGGCAGAGCGTGGTGGGGGCACGGATCGTGCGCCTCATTGAGCCCCTCCGGGAGCGCCGGAGAATCCTGCTGGCCTCCAAGGAGCTCCACCAAATCAGCCACGACCTGGAGGATGAGCTG GTCTGGGTGCAGGACCGCCTCCCACTGGCCATGCTGAAAGACTGCGGGAGCAACCTGCAGAGCGTCCAGCAGCTGATCAAGAAGAACCAG AACCTGCGCCGCGAGATCCAGGTGCACAAACCCCGGGTGGACGAGGTGCTGGTGCGAGCGGGTGGCATCGCCTCCATCCAGAGCCCCGAGGTGGACACCGTGCGGCTGCTCTGGGAGAAACTCTCTGAGCTGTGGGTGGCCCTGCAAGAGGAAACGGAGCAGCGGCAGCAGCGGCTGGACGCCACCTACCAAGTGGAGCAGTACTTCTTCGACGTGGGGGAGGTAGAGGCCTGGCTGAGCGAACAGGAGCTCTTCATGATGAACGATGAGAAGGGCAAG GACGAGCAGAGCACGCTGCAGCTGCTGAAGAAGCACCTGATGACCGAACAGACAGTGGAGAACTATGCGGAGACCATCGCCCAGCTGTCGCGGCAGTGCCGGTCCCTGCTGGAGCTGGGCCATGCTGACAG CGAGCAGGTCAGCAGGCGGCAGTCCCAGGTGGACCGGTTGTATGTGTCCCTGAAGGACCTGGTGGAAGAGCGCAAGGCTAGCCTGGAGCAACAGTACTGGCTTTACCAACTGCACCGCGAGGTGGATGAGATGGAGCACTGGATCGCCGAAAAGGAGGTGGTGGCTGGGTCGCCAGAACTGGGGCAGGACTACGAGCACGTGACT TTGCTGCAAGAGAAATTCACCGAGTTTGCCAGCGAGACTGGCACTATGGGCAATGAGCGGATCTTGGCCATCAACCAGATGGTGGATGAGCTGATTGAGTACGGGCACGTGGATGCTGCCACCATTGCCGAGTGGAAGGACGGGGTGAACGAGGCCTGGGCAGACTTGCTGGAGCTGATCGAGACCAGGGCACAGATGCTGGCGGCCTCCCTCGAGCTGCACAAGTTCTTCAACGACTGCAAGGAGGTCCTGTCCCAAATCGAGGAGAAGAAGCAGCGCCTGCCCGCGATTGCAGCCCGGGAGTGCAAGGCCTCGGCTGGGACTCTGCAAAGGATGCTCAAGTCCTTCGAGCACGACATCCAGGTGCTGGTGGCCCAG ATACGGCAGCTGCAGGAGGTGGCAGTCCAGCTGCAGACGGTGTACGCGGGGGAGAATGCCGAGGCCATCGCCATCAAGGAGCAGGAGGTGATGCGTTCCTGGAAAGAGTTGCTGAGCTTGTGTGAAGATTGCCGGCTGCAGGTCACCACCACGGCCGATAAGATCCGCTTCCTGAACTTAGTGCGGGACCTCACTTCCTGGATGGACATCATCCTCTGCCAGATTGGTGCTGGCGAGAAGCCCAG GGACGCATCCACTGTGGAGGTGCTGATGAGTGACCACCAAGGCCTGAAGGGTGAAATTGAGGCTCGCGGCAAGTCCATCTCCACCTGCGTCGACCTGGGCAAGACGCTGGTGCTAAACAAAAGCCCGGCCTCTGAGGAG ATCAAGCTCCatctggagaagctgatggccaAGAAGAAGGAGATGGTGGACAAGTGGGACCAGCACTGGGAGTGGCTGCAGCAGA TGCTGGAGGTGCATCAGTTTGCCCAGGAGGCCGTTGTGGCAGATGCCTGGCTGAGCACCCAGGAGCCCCTGCTGAGGAGCCGGGAGCTGGGCAACAGCGTGGACGAGGTGGAGCAGCTCATCCGGCGCCACGAAGCCTTCCGGAAAGCCGCTGCCGCTTGGGAGGAGCGCTTCAGCTCCCTGAGACGCCTGACCACC ATTGAGAAGCTGAAGGCCGAGCAGAGCAAGCAGCCCCCCACTCCCCTTTTGGGCCGAAGGATCTTCCCGGACCCTGCTGAGCTGACCAACAAGGGCGCCTCCATCCTGGGCCAGCCACTCTTCGAGAAGGCCCACACGCTACTCAATGGGCTGGAACCAGAGCCCACAGGGGCCAAGATGGCCTACGTCCGGCAGGAGCTGAAACCGGAGCGGCTGCAGCCCAAGATCGACCACCTGCAAGAGGGCCTGGGGACCGCCGTGGAAGCCAAAGCCGGCGAGGTCGCCACGGCTGTGGAGGAAGCCCTGCGAGGGGGCTCCATGAGCCGAGCTGCAGGCTCCTTGCTCGAACAGGGGGAGGCCAAGGTAAGCCGGTCGGATAAGCAACGGGAGCGCCAGGAACCCCGGCACCCACCAGAGCGGCATGAGTCCCCCCAGCAGGACGCAACCCGGCACGAGCCAGCCGAGCGCAAGAGGGAGAGACGGGACCGGAGGGCCGAGCGGCGGGAGTCCAGCGAGCAGGAGGCTGCCCATGCGGACCCCAAAACAGGCGG CAAAGCCACCCTGGCTGACATTGTGGAGCAGCTTCAGGAGAAGGAGTCGGTGGGGGTGGCCCCTGCCATG CCTCAGGACAGGGAGTCTCCTGCCCGCCTGCCCAACGGGCTCGAGGGGCTCCCAGAGAGGACACCACGGCCAGATCGGCCCCGTGCCCGGGACAGGCCCAAGCCACGCCGGAGGCCCCGTCCCAGAGACCCCAACGCGCCGCCAGGGGAAGCCCGACGTTCTCGTTCTGCCCCTGCCCAGAGCAGTgctccacccccaccaccccccaCCCACACTGTCCAGCAGGAGGGCTACCTTCTCCGCAAGCTTGAGCTGGAGGGGCCCAACAAGAAAGCCGGCAATAG GTCGTGGATCAACCTCTACTGCGTCCTCAGCAAAGGGGAGCTGGGCTTCTACAAGGACTCCAGGGGCCGCGAGTCCGGCTGCCCCCACGGCAACGAGCCCCTGCTGAGCCTGCAAGGGGCCACTGCGGAGGTGGCCAGCGactacaagaagaagaagaacgtgCTGAAGATCAA GATTAACGACGGGGTGGAATTCCTCCTGCAAGCCAAGGATGAG GAGGACATGAAGGCCTGGCTGACGGCTCTGAGTTCGTGCATCGCGGAGCACGGGGAGATCACCCGCTGGGGCCAGGCGCTGCTCACCACCTCCTCCACAGACGAAGGCCTCCCCAAGCGGGACATGGACAGGAGGGCCAGCACCTCTGGCCGGAAGAAGTGA